The nucleotide sequence TGAAAATGAGAATTGCTGCATTTAACTAGGCTGACTTTGGCATGGCATTTTGAAGAAGGCAGTCATATGTAATGTAACGAATAAATAGAGCATATCAGAGCCTGAAAACGCCTCCTGAAAACCTGAGAATAGGCTCATGTGGGTGAAACGAGGTGAAGGATGGTGCTTGGCACACTATAAACCCTCAGTAACACTGGCTGgttttgaatgaaatgaaatctaACCTGAATCCAGTCGCTACTCGGTAACAGTGGGGAAGATAATGGGTGCCTAGGCAACGTCTAGCAATTTCCGGAATAGAGGCAGCTCCCAACTGTTCCGTCACCAGGGGCTACAGAACTGAGTCAGGCCGAGAGAAGGGAGGAATCTATGCGGAGCGTCATCCGACTGCGTCGGAACCGGACACTCCGGCCGGAAgtagaaagcaaagaaaactaaATGACCGTTGGTGAATTTCAACACTATGTCgtgaatttcagataattttcCACTTGTTTATTATTAAGATGGAAAACTCGGATACCAATGATGAAGGAGATGGAGTTTCGGCCCAACGCATAAGTCAAACGGACCGATTGGTTTGGGAAGAAGATTTCTCCAGGTTTGTAAATAATCTGAGTGAAGAAGATTACAAACTTATGAGAGACAACAATCTTCTAGGCATTCCAGGTGAAAGTACAGAAGAAGAGTTGCTGAGAAGACTTcagctaattaaagaaaacccaCCACAAGACTCAGATGAAAATACAGGTATATTTTGCTTTTGGAGGGAATAGGATGGGATGAATAAGGAACTTCATAATAGTAAATAGTAACTTCATAATAGTAAATAGCAAATTATACAGAAGTGACATAAATTAATTTGGTAAGTAACTTCTCATAAAAAGAACTGGCATTTACTTGATTTTTGGTGAGAATGTCAAGGtatgtttgttttcctgattcacatttgggttgttttaatTAGGAAACAGTGTGAAGTAgcctatttgtatttttcttggttttctaCCTCAATTGAAAGTCCCTCCTACttcctgaattattttttctacatagacatgtaaaaaaagcaaacaaatattttatattctaatcaagtggttctcaactggggacaaTTTTGCTCTCTCCAACACctggggacatttgacaatggctagagatatttttggttgtcacagggAAGGCATGGGTGTTACTagcatctagtgggcagaggccagggatactgccaaatatcccacaatgcacaggatAGCTCCCCAAAACAAAGAATTGTCCGGcaccaaaatgtcaatagtgctaaggctgagaaaccctgctcgAACCTCAGGTCTGGTGCCTTCTCTCCCAGTGTGAAGTAGAGGATTTTACTGTCTAATGAAGAGGATACTATAATACTTTGGTTCTTGAATATGGTCTTATATGTACCATGCTAGGTTCAGTCTGTTCATTTGATCTGTCCTTCAATTTAATGTCAATTAAAAATCTTGGTAACATTAAGAAGTATTCAAAATTCAAACTCTTTTAAACCTGTAAAACTTGTTTATGTTTGGGCAataatcttatattttaaaacagcttATATATTATCAAAAGCACATAAATGAAGAGCCTAGAAATAGTAATGTTGGAGACTAATGAAAATTAGACAATAATGTAAATTGAACTAAAATATTAGCATTGTACCTTAACTGGTGTTTACCTTGTTTAATTGTATTAGTGTTTTGACAGTGGACTGAAAAAAAAGTCTCTTGACATTCCTCCTACAGTGGTACACAGGGCTGTGTATATgatgaaatactgaaaaatagaCTTCCTCCagattccctttttaaaaaattctctaagTTTATCTAGGATTAGctcactcttttcagatggaatTGAAACTTTTCTACCTTTACTTATAAATCTAGACAGTgtagtttataaaatattaactctatAAATGTGAAATCAGTTTAAAACACCTGAGTATTTaagttctcattttttatttgtttttgaaacaaAGTTTCAGAGTGCTATTTTATGATGGTTCTAATTTTGGTAGTTCTTTTATGCACCCTCCCCATTTTTTTTGTTAACAGATAGAGGAGACTCTTCAGATGATGTGTCTAGTGGTGACTGTACAATAGGCTGGCTTAACTGTTCTGGACAAACTGAAAATATGACAAGTGGACAAAGAGAAAACCAATTTTGGAGAGAAGAGAGCCAAATTAATCCTAAAAGTGATCAGTTCAGATTcagtttagaaataaattttaacctTGATAATGGGAGTCCAAATCCAGAGAATCAATATGTAGCATCTGCAAGACTTCCCAGAAGAGAAAATATGGAAGACAGCCAAAGGCAAGTGGACAATCCACAATCTGAATCAATATTTACAAGACCATCTATGTCTGAACAAGATACAACTGAAACATTAATGGAATTCCCACCTACCAGAAGTCAGAGAAGAGCAAGAAGTAGGAGCCCAGAGTATCGGAGAACCAGAGCAAGAATTGAAAGTTGGTCGCCTCCACGTTCACTTAGGGAAACTGTACAAAGACTTAATCATAGTATACCATCTCAGACTTTTGAGCAGCCTCTGGTAAGTGAGAATGCGAGATTTTCTAGAACTGAGCACCAAGAAATATTGAGACAGCAAATGACTGGATTTGAGTTGCAAAACAGTGGTCTTATTGAAACTTCTAGAACAAGGAATGCCGTTCATGGAGAAAATTCTCCAGATACAACTGGCAGTGGTGAATCTTGGGGAATGAGGAAAATATATCCAACCATACCCTTCAATCTTGAAGTAGGACAAGTTCATTCTGGAGCATATTCTCAGAGAGACAGCAGAGCTAGTAGAACTCAGTTAACATCTGAGACACCAAACAACACTGTCACTTCTGAAAGTGAATGAGGACTGAGGCGTATGTATTCACATTCTGAGCAGGCAGATGTGAGAGCTTATGTCAATACCATCAGAAATCCcgtttgtaaaattttaaatactagcTTAAATGATACAACATCTGTTCCAATTCAGAGCATGTTAAGGCAGACAATGACAGAATTTAGTAACTCAAGTAACCTTATGGACATTAACGGTAATTTAGAGCACAGTGTCTCACCTCC is from Orcinus orca chromosome X, mOrcOrc1.1, whole genome shotgun sequence and encodes:
- the LOC101286593 gene encoding LOW QUALITY PROTEIN: E3 ubiquitin-protein ligase RLIM-like (The sequence of the model RefSeq protein was modified relative to this genomic sequence to represent the inferred CDS: substituted 1 base at 1 genomic stop codon), with the translated sequence MENSDTNDEGDGVSAQRISQTDRLVWEEDFSRFVNNLSEEDYKLMRDNNLLGIPGESTEEELLRRLQLIKENPPQDSDENTDRGDSSDDVSSGDCTIGWLNCSGQTENMTSGQRENQFWREESQINPKSDQFRFSLEINFNLDNGSPNPENQYVASARLPRRENMEDSQRQVDNPQSESIFTRPSMSEQDTTETLMEFPPTRSQRRARSRSPEYRRTRARIESWSPPRSLRETVQRLNHSIPSQTFEQPLVSENARFSRTEHQEILRQQMTGFELQNSGLIETSRTRNAVHGENSPDTTGSGESWGMRKIYPTIPFNLEVGQVHSGAYSQRDSRASRTQLTSETPNNTVTSESEXGLRRMYSHSEQADVRAYVNTIRNPVCKILNTSLNDTTSVPIQSMLRQTMTEFSNSSNLMDINGNLEHSVSPPSQNMEWPESPNRRDGPNGSSSGRFCCDSNPSYDTHSSSTLICHSRPNCTFSSSSSPISSFSPISSSSPISSSSSSDENSGISSLMFEGSEERNLSSDVSSETTQGSRRMTPVIFNESDSGPSYNLQQFFLLSGDNLYPTTGLTKAQIDNLAVRSFGENDALKACSICITEYTENSKLRILPCSHEYHIHCIDRWLSENSTCPICREQVVDSNESENSN